A segment of the Myxocyprinus asiaticus isolate MX2 ecotype Aquarium Trade chromosome 10, UBuf_Myxa_2, whole genome shotgun sequence genome:
tgagtttctttcttcatcaaaacagaatttaagacttttaggatttcatttcaggcctcctcctctaaacaatgcaagtcaatgtcctccattttttgacggtccaaaatgcatatttagggtgcatcaaaataatccacacgactccattcgacaaataaagttcttctgaatgcaaacgattgattattatgagaaacaaaacaatatttatatactttttaactacaaatgttcacttttgtttatctctgtgatgtgcgctcatgaaaggtatgacgtaagcttgttggtaaggtcacgtgtcacgtggaggaagagtcaggaagcgcgtcattgtttacaagagaaacttgtgctgttcacaaaccaaaacagtccaaaacaatttcaaaacaatataaaataaaataaaaaataatttccaaataataataataaaaaaaacaatgtaaacaacgacgcgcttcctgactcctcctccacgtgatgcgtgacattaccaatgagcttacgtcatccctctcacgagcgcacgtcacagagatgtatggaagcgaacatttgtagtttaaaagtatataagtattgttttgtttctaaaaataatcaatcgtttgggttcaaaagacctttatttgtcgactagaGTCAATTCATAGAGTAAACTCACttacattgtttagaggaggaggcctgaaatgaaatcctaaaagtcttaaattctgttttgatgaagaaagaaactcagatacatcttggatggcctgagggtgagtaaattatcagcaaattttaatttttgggtgaactattcttttaacttgATCATCTTCACTAtcataaaatagtaattaaacaaATGCCAAATCTTAAACATGAATGCACTttccttttattttatattgGTTTCTCTAACAAATCTCATTAGTCAATTGattctataaaatatatttctataaaatCTTTAAtgcttttacatttattaattgtgCTGATGCCCGGCAGATTGAGCATCTGCCAGCTAGAGAGGATGAGGTCCTGTGCATTTTGATGAATATGGAAAAACTGCACCAGGGCCAGGCCAAACATAATCAGATGGTTTAATTGCCCCCCGCCACCCCCGCTTCCAGCCCCTATTACTTTCTCCTCGTGATAGATTTATTTGAATGACAATACTTTATGCTGTGCAATCACACAGCTGCTTCTAGGTTTTATAAAAGACAGTGATAAACTAGGTCCCAGTGTTGAGCAGCAGCAGCCCTGCAAGGTGCCAACATGGCTATCGGAAAGGTAAGATGGCATCACTCACTTTCAAAGACTAATACTGTCATACATTATGGTTATAAATTCTACAACAGTTGTAAGTTCATATTATTGCTCTTGCCAGGCCTTGGAATAGTAATGGAGAGTTAAAAGTAGTTTGCATCTGTCAACTATAGAATTATTGTACCTTTTATTTTTATCAGATCATCTTCTATGAGGACAGGAACTTTCAGGGCCGCTATCATGAGTGCAGCAGCGACTGTGCAGATCTGCAACCCTACTTTACCCAATGCCAATCCATCAGGGTAGAGAGTGGGTGCTTCATGGTGTATGAGAATCCCAATTACGTGGGACAGCAGTACTTCCTGCAGAGGGGCGAGTACTCGGACTGTCAGTGTATGATTGGATTCAGTGACTATATCAGATCATGTCGTATGATCCCAGTGGTGAGTGTCTGAACTGGGAGAACATAATCCAGCAAGTAATGATAAGGAATGataaaaattgcaatttttttttccagaaatgtatatactgtacaaagaGTTCCATAACAATTTATGTTCAGTAAATGAAATCAATTTATATAAACCATCTAATCATGCAAAGAGTTCTCAAAAATAAGTGCTGTGATATACTTGTCATATTAAGGATATAATATTTATGCATACTGTATTTTGCTCAGTACATCCCAAGTGTATTTTTCTTGCAGTACAATGGCAACTACAGATTGAGACTATATGATCGGGCTGATATGGGAGGTCAAATGATAGAACTAACGGAAGACTGCCCAAACATTACAGACCGCTTCCACACAGCTGACATCCACTCCTGTCATGTGATGGATGGCCACTGGCTTCTATACGAGCAGCCCAACTACAGAGGACGAATGTACTACCTTGGACCAGGTGAATACAAGAAGTACAGCGACTGGGGAGGAACAGGCCCAAGAATTGGATCCCTCCGAAGAATCACCACCTTCAACTAGACCACATTAATTGCGCTGCAGcacatgcaataaataaattctcTTGATTGAAACCTTTGCTTGTTTTGGTGATTATTTTGCTCTAGTGTTTTCATGTGAAATAAATGTCATCATTGTAGGATAAAGCAAATTGCTATTCTAAATTAAACATCTTTCACTGACCTATGAGTTAAATTTTCTATTGTAAACCTGGTTACCAGACTGGAAAACATTAATTGAAATATTCAGTAAAGAAAAAGGTCTATCACACAGTTTATACTTTTGGCTGAACAATATGGGGCTCAATCTGGATTAACTGTCCTCATTGTAGTTAAATCTATCAATACCATGACTGTCATACACAAAAGCGGCCCTGCTATTTAAAGGCACATTGACCCCAGAGAAATTAGAGGACCTTTTAAAAATCCATATGCATTTAAAAGTGGTACAAATTGGAAATCAAATGCTATATTCCTAGGGAAAGGGAAAATGCATCAAGCTGTCCCTCTCAAACATGTATTCAGTGATCGAATTGCAGCTTTATGATGTGAAAAAGACAGAATGAGAAGACAAAATCATTCTCAATGAAATGATTTTTGATTTGACAGTAAGTATGTTATTCTTTGTATACATGTAGGGCTTTGTTATTAAGGGGTCATTTTTCACACTTAATCTGCAATACTGCTTACAGGTTTGTGAACAGGTTAGTCGTTCTGCATAACAAATGAGTACTATTGCTACGCATATTGTTAAATTGCTTTTTATGATAATGGAACaggaaaattaaattatttactgctttttttttttttttttttttttttttaagtatttggtGTAGCAGATGTGCCTAATTTTTAAAGCTTGTTTTATTTATCTGTATTAACTTAAAGGtgcattaagtaattttttacacctaaagaaatgaatagtacttcacacaaatgtaaaattatgtttgtttgttttttaagaagaAAAGGGCCATGAAATAGTAACGGAGAGTTAAAAGTAGTTTGCATCTGTCAACTATAGAATTATTGTAGCTTTTATTTTTATCAGATCATCTTCTATGACGacttaagaaaaaacaaaaacaaacatacaaaaaaaaaaaaaaaaaaaaaaaacagtcatattaAAGGCCtataaaaatctgttttattctagaTAATAGTGGTTTCCCTGATGATGgatggctgccatgttgagatcacatgacattCAAAATTTACTTTATTTTGAAAACCCTGCTATCACTGGACACTTTCGGGTGTGCAGTTAATTATGGGTGACAAACATGCCTGCGAATATGgtatttctacaatgtcatcagTAACTGAATACTTGTGGTTTTATGTTGTAGGTGTCagtaaaaatcaaaacaaacaaacaaacaacaataatattaacaaacattGGCAACTGGGCTTTTAGAAATTTGCTCATGTTGCACTAGCCTGTTGCTTTACTGGTGGAAGTTTTACAAGCCTGTATTGATGGTTTTACAAGAGATTATCAAGGATATACAGTAAAAGTCAGGGAGAATGCTTGCTTCCCACCTAACAGTTAAGGTTAAGAACAAACATTGTTAAAAACGTTAATGGAACATTCTAATGATGTTATTAATGTTTGATAAAAGTTCTCATACATTGTTAGGAGAACATTTTCTTAATGCAACATTGTATGTACCTTCTTTAAAAGGTATCATTTTAAGAACATAAACATGTTAGCTGGTTAACAGTTTTATTCAATCAaaaaaccaaaacacacacacacacacacacacacacacacacaatatcataTAACTTATTTGCTTCTCTGTTTCGAAAGGAATGTGTTCAAAACTCTATAAATTTGTGGGTAATTTGAACTTTTATGAGTAAAGATTCCTACTACATTTTAATCATATGTTTTGTTTGGAGGACAGTGCAGTTGAAAATACTGTTGAGAATGGAAGCAGAGTAACTGCTCCCTCTGTTGAACAACATCTTTAATGGAAAAGGGATGTTCCATAttgttctgtgtgcattgtgcttTGAATGTGTGGGTGCTGTGCCAGTCCTTTCCTTGGACCATGCAAGAGAAAACACCAAACGTgtaattatttatctttttttcaaGTAAAATCCATATTTCTGAACCCAATATTGTGCTCTAACAAAAAGGTAAACATGTGCCAGTACCCTGACATATTATGTGTACATTTGAATAACAATACTTTGTTTGTCAAGAGGTAGTATAAAAGGCTTGGGAAGCATATGGAATCTCTCCAACGGAGACCATGGGCAAGGTAGGATTTTTGGCACAACTATATTATgaaatgtacactatattgcacCTCCCCTATGTATGCTAACCTTTGCTTACAACTTCAAATGGATTATTCTTCCAATTGCTACACTAGATTTTCTGaagtaaaatgttaattttgctccctttttcagataattttttaTGAAGACAAAAATTTTCTAGGTCGTAGTTATGAGTGCAGCAATGACTGCACAGACCTGCACACTTACTTCACTCGCTGCAACTCCATCAGAGTGGAGAGTGGCTGTTTCATGATCTATGAACGTCCAAATTATATGGGCCACCAGTATTATATGAAAAGAGGCGAGCATCCTGACTACCAGAGATGGATGGGCTTCAGTAGCTGTATTCGATCCTGTCGCATGATTCCAGTGGTGAGCTTCAATGAATGTGCCACACTTGTGGAGATACCTTTCAAAGAAACATTTGCTTGTCAGTCATTGTCAGTAAATCTTGGCCTTATGGTTTATTTGACCTTTCAAGAAGTGCACTgaaacattcatttgcattttgatGTCAACAGTACAGGGGTCCATACAGACTGAGGATCTTTGAGAAGGCTGACTACAGCGGTCACATGATGGAATTCATGGACGACTGCCCCTGTGTGTCTGATCGTTTCCACCATCGGCATGTGTACTCCTGTAATGTGATGAATGGCTACTGGATCTTTTATGAATATCCCAACTACAGAGGGAGGCAGTACTTCCTGAAACCTGGGGAATACAGGAGATTCCGAGACTGGTGTGCTACCTGCGCCATTGTGGGCTCCTTCAGACGAGTCACGGATTTTTAGGCAATCTGCATGCACTTATTTATATATGAACTGTTCATTTACTGTTTATAAGCATTACTGTTTataaacatttagattttttttcacttcttGTTCCTGAATAATAAGTAAATAagaataaaattgtatttataatattaaagCACTGTTTTTATTGCATTCTCAGCACTAATTCTTCACACCCCAGACTTAACCTTTATGCTGTCTATCAAGTTTTCACCTCATTcagaaaagaaatacatttaaattagaatTGAAAGACCAAAAGTGAAAATAATAACATATCAGCATTCATATTAGTATATAGAACAGTATATAGCAACACAACACACAAAGAGTATGGAGGACCAAGTCTtccaatattaaaaataaataaatatatttgaaaataaatgtaaaaaaagaaaaaaagtgttcatagaaataaataaatacattttcaatttgtgacataaatgagtatttatacttttatttctttattttagtatttatacatttatttatttccacatgcaTTAATTTCTACACGTAtatatttcctcatttatttattctatacatttattatttatacatgtatatatttccacatttatttatttccagatttatatacttccacatttatttatttatacatatatttatttctacatttctttGTCTGTATGGTAATGAGAGGGTGTGTTTTCTACTTCAGGTGTTGTAATCAAGCTCAGTCACAGTGACATCAAAAATTAAATGCAAGTCTACAAACTTAAAATATAGCCATAGTTGGGTGTGGACGTAGAAATTGTAAAATATACCTGTAAACAGATCAATTCAAATAGGAATGAATGaaaatgaccaaaatcttatatcactattttatttattgtatatcaCTGTAACTGTATGTGCCTTTAGAGATGATACCTTTATTGAGTGGTGGACTATGGAGtgatatggagtggtggtggcgtagtgggctaaagcacagaactggtaagcagaaggttgcacgtttgatccccacagccaccactattgtgtccttgagcaaggcacttaatttCATGTTTCTCATAacgtaataagtgcactgtaagtcactttgaataaaagcatctgccaaatgcataaatgtaaatgactcaGGATTTCTaaaatgtctgggattcggcAGAAAATCTTGGCAGACAATCTGAACAGAAACTGCAACTTGAACAGATCTGATAACAGTAACACTTTGACATGGACAAAAAGCAGTATGTGCATGTGAAATGATCCagtactaatatttttttttaatgcaaacacGTGGGATGTTGGTGATAAGAGCTTGTGTTTCTTCATGGTTGACACATATAAATAGCCGAACAACAGCAGCTCAGCAAGGGAGGAAAAAGggtattgagagagagagagagagagagagagagagagatagtgagctGACAGGAGGCAGAATGGAGGTGGCACCAGTGCCGAGAATTATTCATGAGAATTCTACCACTTTGTCTTGTATGGAGACAGAATGATCtcaaaaataacatgtttataaaatacaatttagaaatgcacagcacaactcAAATTCACAAAATCCGATTCATAAACCCAAAATataattcataaatacacaagtgaGAGTACAAATATTTCCCCAATTTCCCACACAAATACTTTTCACTTAAATAAGGATTTACAAATACGTATCTATCAAGTTCTtgaattaatttgcatcaaaacatttgtgaatgttacatttatttatggatAGTTGAATCTGCATTTGCAAATCGTCACACGTGTGGATTGCTTTGGATTTTTGTGTGgctattttaagatttttttttttttaaacttcgaTTCACAAATTCCTCTTTAGCCAATCACATTGAGCTTTTAATCCACCAATCCTAACACGCCTTGCTGAACTCTGGTGGATATTGCCTTGGGCGCATTCAATTGTGGTTTAGCGTGGTGGAAATCGATTCCCcattaccatagttactcattcattcctAAGAGAAAAACGGGTAGAAATATCTGATagttttaacaaaaaacaaaaaaacaaaaaaatgtacaaaaagctGTTGCTGTAATATGTTTAGGTACACAGTACTGGGTCTTGCACGACTGCTTGCGGCACACACTGTATATGACAATGTATGACATTAGATGTTGTGTTAGtatttcactgtgtactgtattgAGAAGACACGTGCATGCTTTACCTTATTCTGTTTAAATAAGAGATGCTCTTTATTAATCAGTATCCTTCAGTATTCAAGAGGAGTATTCCTAGAAAATGCACTTTTGCAACCCTGGCTCAAGGGAAGCAACATCAAGGACACTGAGACAAAATTTGCcaatgaaaataatgtttatttaattataaagatTAATATTGGAAAAAGAGGATGGTGTGCTCTAAGCACTACTGTTGCAGTGCAGACTGTAAGatggtatttgttttatttgaaatgtCACATGTTACATTGTAACATTGTCAtgtgtcacatgcatttgaactGTCATGTTGTGCGTGCACAATTAGGAAACGCAGATGTAAACTGAATTTGAACCTTTTCAACAGCATTGATCGCAGTGTGCTTGCATAGACTTCAGTGAGATTAATGTCTCATCAGCAATATGCCAGAGCAGACAAAAGGCTAAACACATAGGCTAAATGATAGCTAATTAAACAAACAGCTAATAATACTAACAacaataaaattacttttatttttccataAATTTGTTATTTCTCCATAAATAGTTTAACCACAACTACGTTCATTTCTGTGATTGTGATTCTCGTGTAAATACTTTATATTTATGATCTTTCCAACTTTAATCAGGCATACATATGATGATTTTTTGACTGTGCACTGAAATTAATCATAGAGGGCAGGCAGAAATAAGGAGAGTAGTTTTGTTACAAATAGGTTAATGACGTGTCAATCTGGCAGTGATAATTCCAAAATTAATAGCGCATCTCTCTCTCCGCTCATTTGCCTCTGTCACTGTGTTTGCATTAAATATGATTAAtactggatcatttcatgtttacacattgatttttgatgaaattcttACATTTTAGAAGTCTCCCTAGGTAGATACAACATGTAATATATTAAACGTTATATAAGTTATATTAAACACTAATATAAGACTTTAGTCATATCACCCACCTGTAAGTCAATCATTCAACAGAGATCATTAATTCCCTGCTTACCCCATTGCTCTCttaacatattttaagtatttttcaaTTTCTAAATATACGTAAACACCTATCTGTGGCTATATTTTCGCGATGGGATAAAGATGCCTCAGGTTGTTCCTTgcagggtactcagccttacaggctccatatggttaggattagggtgggggtagggttagggcatctgctgcctcccaggaacaaactgaggacCTTTTGTACAACGGTCCTATATTTCAAGTCTGTAGACTTGCATTTAATTTAGTCAATcacaagatgtcactgtggcctCCAAGCTTCATTTTGGAGCACTCTAAGCTCGATTGCTATGCCTGAAGTAGAAATCATGCTCCCTCACTACCAAACGGACaaagaaatgtataaataaataaaacgtggaaataaataaatttataaatacataaataaggaCATAAAGGTATAAATActaatttatgtcacatttgaaaatgaatttatttatttctatgtaCACTTTTTTCATCTTTCAcatttctttgcaaatatatttacacTATTGGCAGACTTGGCCCTCCATAAAAGAGTGGAAGAAGAGATTTGAAATGGAAAGATTCTTTAAGATGAAAAATTATCCTATTGTTGAATAGATGCAGCATAAAAAATATCAGATTTCAAATAACATAAATTCCCACACTCTAACTGACATTTTGATAATAGGAGAAAAAAGTGTGTATAAATtagcaaattaataaataatacaaattaataacaaaaaaataaatacatttaaaaccatGTAATTCATAAGATCTTTTAATATTGTTTTCAGTTGTCCCATTAttccttttattatttaattatttcactTGAATTACGCTAAAAAAATTATCTGTCGTTGTCACACGCACAGTTCTTTTGAGTGATAAAGAAAATGTCATTCTATTGTACATTCATAAGACATTATGTCAAAGTACATTATGCTGTGGTATAAAGAACATTTAATTTGAACCCAAAAAGTTTTGTACACTTAAGTGTCATATATaagtaaaacatttaacaaaaataagtttgttatGTTTTGAAATATCAGATAATATGttctttaaaattattaagtatttggacaatttctGGTAAGTAAAttagtttttggacactttctggtggTCAAACATTAGTGGATCCTGTCCACAGTTAAGTCCACAGACCTCATACTTAATTGTCTTCATAATCACCTAGCACCAGGTGGTTGAAAGTAGAAATGAAAATGTTTCAGAAAAGTGAAGTCAATTCTGAGGAAAAGTCCTAACATTTGTTTGCAgaagccacttggtttgatattatgTATCTATGACTTAAGTGTGCAAAAGTACTATTGGGTATGTCCATAATGAATGGTTCTGGTATGtataataagaaatattaaatatttaagggGAAACCCCTATTGGAGTggaacaacatttacatttacaattccTGAGATTATCTGAACACTTTTAATTTACTCTTTAAGCATAATGTGATTGTTACAATTCAAAACGACTTTATCTAATAAGAGAAATAACTGCTTGTCATGGGCATACACTCATTATGTCACTTTTGATATTCAAAGAACTTTCGCTCTGGGTGTGACCAAAGCTCTGTCATACTGAAAAAGACAATGCATCAAAAACTGCCAGAGATGTATGGATGAAAACTATTGTTTCAGTTTACAAGACCAATTCAGCAGAAGCCATACTGCTTATTCAGTACTGCTTCATCAGCTTTTGGCATTTGACAATAAAATGTGGGCCCCTGGATTTTGTATATAAACCACCACCAAAGGCTATCAAAGTACAGAAAGTACAGTGAGCTGAAGCACTGAGGAAAAACAACACACTACCACGATGGGCAAGGTAAGAGTGCTTTAAAAAGGAGTAAATGCTTAACTTGCAGGTTCATATTGCAGTCATTTGCTTAACTCTTTTAAAGTCTTATATGAAATTATTGCACACTACTGCAAACTAAAgcaatttatttgtttaaaattatgGGCATTTTCCATCACATGGACAGATCATCTTCTACGAGGACAGGAATTTCCAGGGCCGCAACTATGAGTGCATGAGCGACTGCTCTGATATTTCCTCATACCTGAGCCGTGTTGGGTCCATCAAGGTGGAGAGCGGTTGCTTCATGGTCTATGAGCGCAATGGCTTCATGGGCAACCAGTTCTTCCTGAGGAGGGGCGAGTACCATGACATCCAGCGCATGATGAGCATGGGCATGATGTTCGACACTATCAGATCTTGCCGTATGATTCCTCAAGTATGGGTCTCACCTATGCTACCCTGAATATATGATTACCACTTGGTCTAAATATAGTGTTATGCTGATTTTCCATAAACAGCCATCCAAGGAAAAATGAATTGTTTACAAATGTATTGCTGCTAAATAATGAATACACTCCAATGAATCTTTCTTTGTTTTATAGTACAGGGGATCCTTCAGAATGAGGATTTATGAGAGGGATAATTTCGGAGGCCAGATGTACGAGCTGATGGATGACTGTGACAACATCATGGAACGTTTCCGTATGTCTGACTGCCAGTCTTGCCATGTGATGGACGGTCACTGGCTCATGTTTGAGCAGCCCAACTACAGAGGCAGGATGATGTACTTCAGGCCTGGAGAGTACAGGAGCTTCAGGGATCTGGGATACAGCAACATAAGATTCATGAGCATGAGGCGTATCACTGACATTTGCTAAACCTCAAGAATGTAGAAAACAAATAAAGTGTTATTTTCAATCCTAGCTAAACTGAGCTGTTCATTGTGTTATTGGATGAATGACTTGCTTACCTTTTAAAAGGGGTCTAACTGTCCtttttgtttatcattttattttttccctctgCGTTCCACGTATAATGTTAGGTTTCTTAGGCCTAAAACATTTGtaatgtagttttacatgactGTTTTCCAGCCTCACTCTGATTCTTTGCATTAAACTCACATCTGCTTACTCATAGGTAGTGGGTTTTCTGCCAGGTCTAATAATTGGggctgccccatccttcaattaCAGCCTCTTTTTCTGATAAATATGTTATCCTGCCTTTTCTTTATTACTTTAACACTGTATCAGTatcgttgttgtgtaaatgttGGCAGTTATGTGTCAACTGTTGGACATATGACAGTTTAGAAATCCAACAATTTCAAAATAAGCTTAGTTTCAATAGATGGCCTTTCTGGACTGGGGAGAAAGGGTTcgtttttttaatcagttttagCAATATGTTTACATAAAGCATCAGACTCAGAAAATTAAACTCCATCATCAAAGCGAACCTTGTCggtgtccctcatctcgaccagatttagccataggtggcactcctggaccaccaaggtggacatcgcctgccc
Coding sequences within it:
- the LOC127447251 gene encoding gamma-crystallin M1-like; protein product: MGKIIFYEDRNFQGRNYECMSDCSDISSYLSRVGSIKVESGCFMVYERNGFMGNQFFLRRGEYHDIQRMMSMGMMFDTIRSCRMIPQYRGSFRMRIYERDNFGGQMYELMDDCDNIMERFRMSDCQSCHVMDGHWLMFEQPNYRGRMMYFRPGEYRSFRDLGYSNIRFMSMRRITDIC
- the LOC127447249 gene encoding gamma-crystallin M2-like isoform X2; translated protein: MGKIIFYEDKNFLGRSYECSNDCTDLHTYFTRCNSIRVESGCFMIYERPNYMGHQYYMKRGEHPDYQRWMGFSSCIRSCRMIPVYRGPYRLRIFEKADYSGHMMEFMDDCPCVSDRFHHRHVYSCNVMNGYWIFYEYPNYRGRQYFLKPGEYRRFRDWCATCAIVGSFRRVTDF
- the crygm6 gene encoding crystallin, gamma M6, yielding MAIGKIIFYEDRNFQGRYHECSSDCADLQPYFTQCQSIRVESGCFMVYENPNYVGQQYFLQRGEYSDCQCMIGFSDYIRSCRMIPVYNGNYRLRLYDRADMGGQMIELTEDCPNITDRFHTADIHSCHVMDGHWLLYEQPNYRGRMYYLGPGEYKKYSDWGGTGPRIGSLRRITTFN
- the LOC127447249 gene encoding gamma-crystallin M2-like isoform X1; translated protein: MYTILHLPYIIFYEDKNFLGRSYECSNDCTDLHTYFTRCNSIRVESGCFMIYERPNYMGHQYYMKRGEHPDYQRWMGFSSCIRSCRMIPVYRGPYRLRIFEKADYSGHMMEFMDDCPCVSDRFHHRHVYSCNVMNGYWIFYEYPNYRGRQYFLKPGEYRRFRDWCATCAIVGSFRRVTDF